Genomic DNA from Oryza sativa Japonica Group chromosome 5, ASM3414082v1:
CCCTACTTGTTATACACTGATTTGTCCTTGAGCCATGACGTAGTCATGGTATATGGTGGTGCAATATGTACCTAGCTAAGATTCGGATAGTGGCAATGTCAACTTTCTCACATTTTCTATATTTATTTGTTAATAACACACGTGATAAGCAAAAACATGTATAGATGTTTAATTTACCAGAGCTAATTTCAACATCAATAGCAGTCATCGGCTTCATGCTTAGGTGATCCTCTCTGGTCATCGTCGTGGAACGTAGACCTAAGAAAGCATCTCAGCAACATCGTCTAGCCAAGCTTGATGTGCACAACAAGCAGGAGCATCACTAGAGCTGCAAACATTAGCTCAAATGTTACTTCATCTGTCCCTAATTGGTTACCATAGAGTGACAAATGGACCCATTCATATAAATGGTTACAAATGGACGATCTTTTCTTTCGTACACTTCGTCTAAATGATAGCCTGCCGATCTTTTCTTTCGTACACCTCATCATAAATGATATGACAACTCTTGTAGCGTGTATGATTACTGTAAGTAATATTACCGTCGTTTTTAACCATTGTAcatataattatgtttgatttttcaaCACATGATGTTTTTGACTTTTCAGCCCAACATTTGACTAATTATCTCATTCGTCAGTTctttattctatcatatcacatcaaacgATTGGAGCAATCAAATATCATTCTTGCAACTTTTAGCTTCACGCCGTGTTTAGGTACCattcaaacttttaaaaattccgtcacatcaaatatttggatacatttatggagcattaaatgtagacgaaaaaaaccaatagcacaatttacatgtaaattgcgatacgaatcttttgagcttaattgtgccatgatttgacaatgtgatgctacagtaaacatttgctaatggcggattaattaggctttacaggcagaatctgtactttgttttgttattagtctacgtttaatacttcaaatgtgtgttcgtatactttaaaaaaaattggccaaataactaaacacagcctcaatCATATCACGTGTAGCGATTATTTAGGAGAGCAAATTCAGCACAGGCTCGGTAACAGGACTTTTCAGTTAACAATCATATTATGAAGCTCAACAACACATATGTACAGAGAGTaacatactactccctccgtttcaaaatgtttgacaccgttgactttttagcacatgtttgaccgttcatcttattcaaaaaaattcgtgaaatatgtaaaactatatgtgtacatgaaagtatatttaacaatgaatcaaatgatatgaaaagaataaataattacttaaattttttgaataagacgaatgctCAAACACGTActgaaaagtcaacggtgtcaaacattttgaaacggagggagtactccactACATTCAGACTTGATCGGAACTCACAGAACTACACCAATGGTTTCTCTAGAGACAAGAGAACAACCGGAGAGGACGATATTCTAGGTTCAAAGTTTCAAATAATGTTTTTGTAAGGTGAATAACCAGAGGAACACAAGGACGATATTCTAGCTTGCGGTGTTCTTATAATGCTCATGTAGCCCGTTTAGTTTTTCTTCTCCTATAAATCCTTGTAGGAGAACGAGTGTCTCCAGCACCGGTATTGTTGCTACTCTGATCAGGGTCATTCACATCTTGCTCAGGTTGAGAGGTATTTGATGTCACACTTGTTTCCGCAAGTTCTGTTCTCAGATATCCACTTGCGCTGATCTGCCGCCTCAGTCTCAATATCTCACCTTTTGCTGTGGCCAATTCCTCTTCAAGTTTCTTAGACATCGTTTCAAAATTCTCCCTCTCCGTTCCAATCATTCTCATAAGATTCTGAGCATCCTCCATATCTTTCTGAGCTTCCATTGTACTTCTCTTTTGTTGCTCAAGAGCCTCTGAAAGCATCTCTTTCTCTTGTTCAATAGAAGAAATCCTAGAATTTGCGCTATCCAGCCTCTCAGACAGGAACTGTGTACTCTCATCCACCTCTTTTTGTGAATTGGTCACCTCATCAAGGTCTGCTTGAAGAGCTTGTCGTGCTTCAGATTCTACAATCGATTGTTCCACCAATGCCTCAAGCTCCCTGTTTAGAGTAGCATTAATTTTACGTTCTCTAACAAGCTCATCTGTTGCAGACTCTAACTTCTTGTATGCATCCAGCAGTTCTTTATTAAGGTCCTCACGTGCTTCCATAGTTGACACTAATTGATTAGAAGTGACATCAAGCTTTTCTTGTGTCTTTTGAAGTACATCCCTTACTGATGCTAATTCATCTGAAAGAACTTTAGAAACTGCTTCTGCCTCTGCAATTTTGTTAGTCAGAACCTGTTTCGCTATATTGGACTCGTCTGTCAACTTCGTAATCTGGGTTATCAATTGCTGATTTGATATCTTCACTCTATTAAGCTCTTCAGAGAGGTTGAACACCTTGTCTCTGTAATCTGTTAGTGCCCCTTCAGTGGACTGAAGAATCTCTGATAATTTCTTATGAGCTTCAGCCTCATTATCTAGCATAGTTCTGTTGGTGTCCAATTCATTGTTCAGCTCAgcaattataattttgttcttACTAGTGTCACTTAATGCAGCAGATAGTTTTTCTTCAAGCTGGTTGAGCAGGTTATCTTTCTCGATCAGTAGTTCAGAATCACAAGATGCCCTCAACTCAGAAGCAGCTGCAAGGTCTGCATACTGTTTCTTTAGTTCACTTATCTTTTCTTCTGCTCCAGTTTGTGCAGTGTATAGTGTTTGGACTTCCTTATTCAATGAATCAATTGAACACATCTTTGAGTTCAGATCATCTTTAGTTGCAGAATAACCCTCCTCCAGTTGCTCTATTTTAGAATCTGCATATTCTAGGCTTGCTTCGGTTTCATTGTAGATCAACTGCAGCTTCTGATAGTCTTCTTCCTTGGAAGAGAGTGATGAGCTTAGTTCCCTGATGGCTTCCTCCTTGGCATTCACCTCTTGGCTGAGCAGATTTACTTTGTCCTGTAAACTATCAAGTGCTTCCAACTTCTCTCTCAGTTTGCCTTCAAACACATGTTTGTCGTCTTCTGCTTGTGCAATGCTACTCTTAAGTCGATGTATCTCTTGTTTAAGCTGCTCAACTAGTTCTTTCTCCCTTCTCACTTCCTCGTTTAAAGATGTTACTGTTCTCTTAGTCAAAGTCAATTGATCCAGAAGGGAAGCTTCCTTCTCCTGGAACATCCTAGCCTGTTTCTTTTGTTCTGCATGTTCATTCCATATCTGTTTCTCATAGTTTTCCCTAAGCATGGACATTGCTGCCTCATTTTCAGCCAACTTGATCTCCATCTGAGCAAACATAACATTACACttattaattagggaaaatATTTTTCCAAAAATCTGATTTTCACAATATGTACATtccaatattataaaacatAACCTCAATAATGAAGGCCCTCATAGTATATCTGCAATCTATATTAATTCATCGACTATATAAGAGGCATGCAGATATTCTTTCCTAAGGTTCATAGTTCATACTGATTGGTCCTACACTGttaccatgctatacaaaattGAAGCTACATAGTGGCAGGTATATGCATCCAGAAACAGAAGTGTGAAAGAACTAGGGGCATGCTATTATGCTCTGCGGTGAAGGAAAATAAATTACCAAATTAACACATGTCTGTATGTTTGATCAAGACTATTATCAGAACACCAGAAAATCAGCATAATTTTCTATTGAAACAGTGACCAAAGAAAGTCAACCAATTTTCAACTATGGATACTATTACTGTCTACAGAGTTAACATCATGATTACTACATCTCCAAGTGCTAGGGGAAACTAAACAAAACAAATGAAGAGTGGTCCGAAGGTGTCCAAATTTGTAACTGAAGAAATAGATGCTATCCTGTGTGTGCAGCATGGTGATATCTCAAGGTAACATGATGGTGTACAACATATTTCTATAAGCATATAAAATCTGCGATGACAAATAATAGCTAACAATAATATAGCAGAAGTAAAATAACTCTAAGATATGCTGACTGAAAGGATGGCAGATGGCATACAGTTGAGACGGTAGATTGCAACGCCTCTTTTTCCCTTTGAGAAGCACCAAAAAGTCCAGCAAAAACACCAGAAGCAATAACTGCGATTGCATTCAGAAGACCTGCAAGTGGATTCACTGCAGGTGGTACTTTCACCTCAGCCAGAGATTCCTCAGCCGAAGGTTCTTCAGGTTGAGTCTCCTCAGTCTTCACAGTGTCCATTCTATCTGCAAAAAACAGTGTAACCAAATTTGTCGTGTGTCAGATCATCACAAGGTATAATGCGAACCATTTGACTGATAAAGCAAACTTATGTTTAACACAAATGCCAGGAGATGAACAGAATGCCACATATGTGCACAATCAGAAGTGTGTCACCGAGGCAAAGAATGATTTCTATGTGTTATGAAACAGATCAGTTCTGGTACACAGCTAAATACAGGATTAAGTTGCCAATTGGGTCAGGGTGTGCACCAAATGTGTTTGTTGTGTGGCCATAGGAGCATTGCCTTGTTGGGATGGAGAACCATTGGAACTACCATCTTGTTTCCCATCTTGTTCCCTAGATCGATTCCCTTATCTAGCTTTGATTCGATCCTCTCCAAATCACACTACTACCACAATCTGTGAATCCTGGTCACCAGAATGCCCGCGAACTAGTCGTGATCACATCATACACGAACTGACCAAAAACAAATAGCCGAAATAACAAAATTCCAGAACTGGGATTAATCTGCCATTATGGGTTAGTAGCAACTCACCAGTGACGAgatccaccgtcgtcg
This window encodes:
- the LOC4337980 gene encoding MAR-binding filament-like protein 1, encoding MAYHHLLLSPPHPHPARLSLVTSRRRPRAGRVAAACSPSPSALAAGRRAVLLVGVSVLPLLRLRDAAFAAAAARPPSTTTVDLVTDRMDTVKTEETQPEEPSAEESLAEVKVPPAVNPLAGLLNAIAVIASGVFAGLFGASQREKEALQSTVSTMEIKLAENEAAMSMLRENYEKQIWNEHAEQKKQARMFQEKEASLLDQLTLTKRTVTSLNEEVRREKELVEQLKQEIHRLKSSIAQAEDDKHVFEGKLREKLEALDSLQDKVNLLSQEVNAKEEAIRELSSSLSSKEEDYQKLQLIYNETEASLEYADSKIEQLEEGYSATKDDLNSKMCSIDSLNKEVQTLYTAQTGAEEKISELKKQYADLAAASELRASCDSELLIEKDNLLNQLEEKLSAALSDTSKNKIIIAELNNELDTNRTMLDNEAEAHKKLSEILQSTEGALTDYRDKVFNLSEELNRVKISNQQLITQITKLTDESNIAKQVLTNKIAEAEAVSKVLSDELASVRDVLQKTQEKLDVTSNQLVSTMEAREDLNKELLDAYKKLESATDELVRERKINATLNRELEALVEQSIVESEARQALQADLDEVTNSQKEVDESTQFLSERLDSANSRISSIEQEKEMLSEALEQQKRSTMEAQKDMEDAQNLMRMIGTERENFETMSKKLEEELATAKGEILRLRRQISASGYLRTELAETSVTSNTSQPEQDVNDPDQSSNNTGAGDTRSPTRIYRRRKTKRAT